A stretch of Methanobrevibacter sp. YE315 DNA encodes these proteins:
- the mobB gene encoding molybdopterin-guanine dinucleotide biosynthesis protein B translates to MKIVSIVGRKNTGKTSLTVKIIEELTKRGYNVASIKHSHHSIEMDKENTDTWKHKQAGANLVVGVGSTTFFNVRQEMDLNRILFLIKHMDEFDFVIVEGYKKYNYPKIITSPNVRDEYTIKEVDSFTIDEQGVSELADLIEERGHDIVDTLFAKNCGFNNGEAIAKEIRQGNLSVGDLDNVHSYLSIDGKVVGMNRFVSDYLKQSVIGVISTLNLEDYGVEDIGKIELVIPNDETAKNPSDAECSILINDEDLEINEFTKTIVANSIKGMVNSIKTEDDVKTIAIEITDIEDELTNANIMLKTNNHDVKLNEFTQGILKETIYAIVNSLKIDSEIKKITIKVEE, encoded by the coding sequence ATGAAAATAGTTTCTATAGTCGGGAGAAAAAATACTGGAAAAACTTCACTGACAGTAAAAATCATTGAAGAGTTAACAAAAAGAGGTTATAACGTAGCCTCCATCAAGCATTCGCACCACTCAATTGAGATGGATAAAGAAAATACTGATACCTGGAAACATAAGCAGGCCGGTGCGAACTTGGTAGTGGGTGTCGGATCAACCACATTCTTCAATGTCCGACAGGAAATGGATCTGAACAGGATACTATTTTTGATAAAGCACATGGATGAATTTGACTTTGTAATTGTCGAAGGCTACAAAAAATACAACTATCCGAAAATCATTACCTCCCCTAATGTAAGAGATGAATACACAATAAAAGAAGTTGATTCATTTACAATTGATGAGCAAGGCGTTAGCGAACTGGCAGACCTCATCGAAGAGAGAGGCCACGACATTGTAGACACCTTATTTGCAAAGAACTGCGGATTCAATAATGGTGAGGCAATAGCCAAGGAAATTCGTCAAGGAAATCTAAGTGTGGGTGATCTGGATAATGTGCATAGCTATCTGTCAATAGACGGCAAGGTAGTCGGAATGAACAGGTTTGTAAGCGATTATCTAAAACAGAGCGTAATTGGAGTAATCAGCACACTAAACCTCGAAGACTATGGTGTTGAAGATATCGGAAAAATAGAGCTGGTAATTCCTAACGATGAAACAGCGAAAAATCCAAGTGATGCAGAATGCAGCATTCTAATCAATGATGAGGACCTTGAAATCAACGAATTTACAAAAACCATTGTTGCAAATTCAATTAAAGGAATGGTTAACTCAATCAAGACCGAAGATGATGTTAAAACCATAGCCATTGAAATAACAGACATTGAAGATGAATTGACTAATGCAAATATCATGCTTAAAACCAATAATCATGACGTTAAACTGAATGAGTTTACCCAAGGAATCCTGAAAGAGACAATTTATGCAATTGTCAATTCCCTGAAAATCGACTCAGAGATTAAAAAAATTACAATCAAAGTGGAAGAATGA
- a CDS encoding Coenzyme F420 hydrogenase/dehydrogenase, beta subunit C-terminal domain — MSAKINDMYYAYSAIEDIKEKGEYGGVVTTIMKYLLEEGIVDGVVGVTEGHDIYDGVPTLVTDPADVIKTAGSIHCGTLNIAKFVSKYLDGARYMKLAVACKPCDAMTIRELMKKGKIIEENVIMIGVNCGGTMSPVPTMNMIRDVYELDPKDVIKEEISKGKLIMETADGEKGFKIDELEEQGMGRRENCQRCNLKIPSNADLALGNWGVIGPLAGKATFVEVFSDKGAEILDKVIEAGLIATEEPIEKGIKIRENINNFMLKESQAKKDVDYAGTTGDIIDVFYQYEDEFSKCMKCYGCREACPLCFCEDCCLEAEGPEWVPGGYTPAAPFFHLTRMVHMVDACTNCGQCSDVCPCEIPVAKVWSTVNNKVREIYGYIPGMVTDDPIPFTDHVSKAKWL; from the coding sequence ATGAGCGCAAAAATTAACGATATGTACTACGCATACTCTGCTATTGAAGATATCAAAGAAAAAGGTGAATACGGTGGAGTAGTAACTACTATCATGAAATACTTATTAGAAGAAGGTATCGTTGACGGTGTTGTAGGTGTAACCGAAGGTCACGATATTTACGATGGTGTTCCAACTCTTGTAACTGACCCAGCTGATGTAATCAAAACCGCTGGTTCAATTCACTGTGGTACTTTAAACATAGCTAAATTTGTATCCAAATACTTAGATGGTGCAAGATACATGAAACTTGCTGTCGCATGTAAACCATGTGATGCAATGACCATCAGAGAATTAATGAAAAAAGGCAAAATCATCGAAGAAAACGTAATTATGATCGGTGTTAACTGTGGTGGAACAATGTCACCTGTTCCAACTATGAACATGATTAGAGATGTATACGAATTAGATCCTAAAGACGTTATCAAAGAAGAAATCTCAAAAGGAAAACTCATCATGGAAACAGCTGATGGTGAAAAAGGTTTCAAAATCGATGAATTAGAAGAACAAGGTATGGGAAGAAGAGAAAACTGTCAAAGATGTAACCTCAAAATCCCATCCAATGCCGACTTAGCTTTAGGTAACTGGGGAGTTATCGGTCCTTTAGCAGGAAAAGCTACTTTCGTTGAAGTATTTTCAGACAAAGGTGCTGAAATATTGGATAAAGTTATTGAAGCTGGCTTAATCGCAACCGAAGAACCTATCGAAAAAGGTATCAAAATCAGGGAAAACATCAACAACTTTATGCTTAAAGAATCCCAAGCTAAAAAAGATGTTGATTACGCAGGCACTACCGGAGACATCATTGATGTATTCTACCAATACGAAGATGAATTCTCCAAATGTATGAAATGTTACGGATGTCGTGAAGCATGTCCATTATGTTTCTGTGAAGACTGCTGTCTCGAAGCTGAAGGTCCTGAATGGGTTCCTGGTGGATACACTCCTGCTGCTCCATTCTTCCACTTAACACGTATGGTGCACATGGTTGACGCATGTACTAACTGTGGTCAATGTTCCGATGTATGTCCATGTGAAATCCCTGTAGCTAAAGTATGGAGTACCGTAAACAACAAAGTAAGAGAAATCTACGGATACATCCCAGGTATGGTCACTGACGATCCAATTCCATTCACTGATCACGTATCCAAAGCTAAATGGTTATAA
- a CDS encoding ABC transporter ATP-binding protein, with protein sequence MRKNIKTIILIIILLVLEAYFTLRLPEYTANIVDIGIANADMAYIYSAGTAMITLTILVTSLGIIVYFFSNRVASEFAQDLRIILFSKILKFSNHELNDIPKASLITRTTNDVSYIQSILWWILDVIVFAPVMAIGGVIKTIQLGTDLYWIIVMILIIILFFMYMLLRKALPKMGRMQELLDDINKRVSEIITGMAVIKTFVRQDYESKKFKDINDEFKETRYFIKKTTLLMNPAMALHSSIMIVSILYFGSHQIGSGTILTGDLLAFIQYASQIVAAVLMVATFFTYLPDLLVSINRVKEILNTELNIVDGEIETIDEGRSTIEFKNVSFQYPKSEKDVLTNINFKLEPGKTVAIIGGIGSGKSTILNLIPRLQDPSAGEILINGENIKNLKLKTLRERISLTPQKAHLFKGTVRSNMTIIDADASDENIKHALSRANVNFIDSLEDEVLHEGSNFSGGQKQRLSIARSILKDADFYIFDDPFSALDMSTEKAIRDNLKEMGDSSILIVSQRISTIKDADEILVLDNGQIIDRGTHNRLTESCEIYREIVKSQTETLNEGI encoded by the coding sequence TTGAGAAAGAATATTAAAACGATAATCCTTATAATAATATTGCTGGTTCTTGAAGCATACTTCACATTAAGGTTGCCGGAATATACTGCAAACATTGTGGATATTGGTATTGCAAATGCGGACATGGCATACATTTACAGTGCAGGAACAGCAATGATAACACTTACTATTCTTGTTACAAGTCTTGGGATAATTGTTTACTTTTTTTCAAATAGGGTCGCATCAGAATTTGCACAAGACTTAAGAATAATCCTTTTTTCAAAAATTTTGAAATTTTCAAACCATGAGCTCAATGACATACCAAAAGCTTCATTGATTACTCGAACAACAAATGATGTGTCATATATCCAATCGATTTTATGGTGGATATTGGATGTGATTGTATTCGCGCCGGTCATGGCAATTGGGGGCGTTATAAAAACAATCCAACTGGGAACAGACTTATACTGGATTATAGTAATGATATTGATTATTATTCTCTTTTTCATGTATATGCTTTTAAGGAAAGCCCTGCCTAAAATGGGTAGGATGCAAGAACTGCTCGACGATATCAATAAAAGGGTTAGTGAAATCATTACGGGCATGGCGGTTATTAAAACATTTGTCAGACAGGACTATGAATCAAAAAAATTTAAAGATATAAATGACGAATTCAAAGAGACAAGATATTTCATTAAGAAAACAACTCTATTAATGAATCCGGCAATGGCATTGCATTCATCAATCATGATTGTCTCAATACTTTACTTCGGATCCCATCAAATAGGATCCGGAACAATTCTAACTGGTGATTTGCTTGCATTTATTCAATATGCAAGCCAAATTGTAGCTGCTGTTCTAATGGTTGCAACATTCTTTACATATCTTCCAGATTTACTTGTTTCCATCAATCGTGTGAAAGAAATACTGAATACAGAATTAAACATTGTTGATGGGGAAATTGAGACAATTGATGAAGGAAGGTCCACAATCGAATTTAAGAATGTTTCTTTTCAATATCCTAAAAGTGAAAAGGACGTATTGACAAATATTAATTTTAAATTAGAGCCGGGAAAAACCGTGGCAATAATTGGAGGTATTGGCAGTGGCAAATCCACAATCCTAAATCTAATACCTCGTCTTCAGGACCCTTCTGCGGGTGAAATACTGATAAATGGAGAAAACATAAAAAACCTTAAACTGAAAACTTTAAGGGAAAGGATAAGCTTAACTCCACAAAAGGCCCACTTGTTCAAAGGAACAGTGAGGTCCAACATGACAATTATTGACGCAGATGCAAGTGACGAAAATATTAAACATGCATTAAGCAGGGCTAATGTGAACTTTATAGACAGTTTAGAGGATGAAGTGTTGCACGAAGGTTCAAACTTCTCTGGCGGACAGAAACAACGTTTATCCATTGCCAGATCAATTTTAAAGGATGCTGATTTCTACATATTCGATGATCCATTTTCAGCTTTGGATATGAGTACCGAAAAAGCAATAAGGGACAATCTGAAAGAAATGGGAGACTCTTCAATTCTAATAGTATCCCAAAGAATTTCAACCATAAAAGATGCTGATGAGATACTGGTGCTGGACAACGGACAGATAATCGATAGGGGAACCCACAACAGATTAACCGAAAGTTGTGAAATCTATAGGGAAATAGTAAAAAGCCAAACCGAAACATTAAACGAGGGGATATGA
- the fdhF gene encoding formate dehydrogenase subunit alpha, producing MVEIKYVPTICPYCGTGCGLNFVVKDGKIVGVEPLKRHPVNEGKVCPKGNFGYQFINREDRLTTPLIKENGEFREASWDEALDLVANKLKEVSDEDPNKVGFYACARSPNENIYITQKLARVACGTQNVDHCARICHGPTVAGLATTFGSGAMTNGFDSIKEADYIFCIGSNNMEAHPLFGRKMIQAKQNGAKLVVLDPRFTPTAKIADEYVQFETGTDVALMNAMIKVIIDNDLQDDEFIANRTKGYEEMKEVVQKYTLEMASEITGIKPEVIEHLAIEYASADKAAIVYSLGITEHSHGADNVMSTANLAMLTGNIGKQGTGVNPLRGQNNVQGACDMGALPSDYVGYRKVKDPETTAWFNDYYSGEGYEVNLPTTPGLTLVEMMNAAHAGDLKVLYIHGEDPVLSDADVQHTKEALENLEMLVVQECFLTDTAQCADVVLPAAGWGEQEGTFTSGERRVQCLHKAQEPPEGAWLDWKIMEEIAVRMGVPRPLFHYESAEEIFEEIRECAPIMAGMNRERLDTPEALHWPCPSEDDPCQPLMHKEKFAHPDGLGVFQALEHKGPVETVDDEYPLLLTTTRILFHYHAAMTRRCETLSNEVKTGFIEINSKDAEARGILNGEVVRAFSRRGEIAIPARVTDDIREGIVNIPMHFVECAANVLTNSDSFDPKSKMVELKACAIQVEKLPEVVEMKGEVYKEGTDTEIKAENMATTTVKVGK from the coding sequence ATGGTTGAGATAAAATATGTACCAACAATCTGTCCGTACTGTGGTACTGGTTGTGGACTCAACTTCGTTGTTAAAGACGGAAAAATTGTTGGTGTAGAACCTTTAAAAAGACACCCTGTAAACGAGGGTAAAGTATGTCCAAAAGGAAACTTTGGATACCAATTTATTAATAGGGAAGACAGATTAACTACTCCTTTAATAAAAGAAAACGGTGAATTTAGAGAAGCTTCTTGGGATGAAGCATTAGACTTAGTTGCTAACAAACTCAAAGAAGTATCTGACGAAGATCCAAACAAAGTTGGATTCTACGCATGTGCTCGTTCACCTAACGAAAACATTTACATCACTCAAAAATTAGCAAGAGTAGCTTGTGGTACTCAAAACGTAGACCACTGTGCACGTATCTGTCACGGTCCTACCGTAGCAGGTTTAGCTACCACTTTCGGATCAGGTGCTATGACCAACGGATTCGACAGTATTAAAGAAGCTGACTACATTTTCTGTATTGGATCAAACAACATGGAAGCACACCCATTGTTTGGACGTAAAATGATTCAAGCTAAACAAAACGGTGCTAAATTAGTTGTATTAGACCCAAGATTTACTCCTACTGCTAAAATCGCAGATGAATATGTACAATTTGAAACTGGTACTGACGTAGCTTTAATGAATGCTATGATTAAAGTCATCATCGACAATGACTTGCAAGATGATGAGTTTATCGCTAACAGAACCAAAGGTTACGAAGAAATGAAAGAAGTTGTTCAAAAATACACTTTAGAAATGGCTTCTGAAATTACCGGTATCAAACCTGAAGTAATCGAACACTTAGCTATTGAATACGCATCTGCTGACAAAGCTGCTATTGTATACTCATTAGGTATTACTGAACACTCTCACGGTGCTGACAACGTTATGTCCACTGCAAACCTCGCAATGTTAACTGGTAACATTGGTAAACAAGGTACTGGTGTAAACCCATTAAGAGGACAAAACAACGTACAAGGTGCTTGTGATATGGGTGCATTACCTTCCGATTACGTAGGTTACAGAAAAGTTAAAGACCCAGAAACTACCGCATGGTTCAACGACTACTACAGTGGAGAAGGTTACGAAGTAAACTTACCAACCACTCCTGGTTTAACCTTAGTAGAAATGATGAACGCTGCTCACGCTGGTGACTTAAAAGTATTATACATCCACGGGGAAGACCCAGTTCTCTCTGACGCAGACGTACAACACACCAAAGAAGCACTTGAAAACTTAGAAATGTTAGTTGTACAAGAATGTTTCTTAACTGATACCGCACAATGTGCTGATGTTGTATTACCTGCAGCAGGTTGGGGTGAACAAGAAGGTACCTTCACCAGTGGTGAAAGAAGAGTACAATGCTTACACAAAGCACAAGAACCTCCTGAAGGCGCATGGTTAGATTGGAAAATCATGGAAGAAATCGCAGTCAGAATGGGCGTACCAAGACCATTATTCCACTACGAATCTGCTGAAGAAATCTTTGAAGAAATCAGAGAATGTGCTCCTATCATGGCAGGTATGAACCGTGAAAGATTAGACACTCCTGAAGCACTTCACTGGCCTTGTCCTTCCGAAGATGACCCATGTCAACCATTAATGCACAAAGAAAAATTCGCACACCCTGATGGTTTAGGTGTCTTCCAAGCATTAGAACACAAAGGACCTGTTGAAACCGTAGATGATGAATACCCATTATTATTAACCACTACAAGAATCTTGTTCCACTATCACGCTGCAATGACCAGAAGATGTGAAACATTATCCAACGAAGTTAAAACTGGATTCATCGAAATCAACAGTAAAGATGCTGAAGCAAGAGGAATTTTAAATGGTGAAGTTGTAAGAGCTTTCTCAAGAAGAGGAGAAATCGCAATTCCTGCTCGTGTAACTGACGACATCAGAGAAGGTATTGTAAACATTCCAATGCACTTCGTAGAATGTGCTGCAAATGTATTAACCAACTCCGATTCATTCGACCCTAAATCTAAAATGGTTGAATTAAAAGCTTGTGCTATCCAAGTAGAAAAACTCCCTGAAGTTGTTGAAATGAAAGGAGAAGTCTACAAAGAAGGTACTGACACAGAAATTAAAGCTGAAAACATGGCAACTACCACCGTAAAAGTAGGTAAATAA
- a CDS encoding formate/nitrite transporter family protein, with product MSSSFKSPVETAKAISGTAGAKNSANIVNVILLSFLAGAYIAFGGLLAVVASAGMLKAGAPIGLEKFVFGAVFPVGLIIVVIAGSELFTGNVMFMTLGVLDGSATVGGLAKNWALSWVFNFVGALFVAYVLAFMGGICPTDASAPAYAISAKAISVAEGKVTMPFLTAMIKGIGCNWLVCLAVWLANASDDVIGKIVGIWFPIMAFVCIGFEHSVANMFFIPLGMFLGAEGVNWGTIIINNLIPVTIGNIIGGAVFVACIYWYTFLKE from the coding sequence ATGAGTTCATCTTTTAAAAGTCCAGTAGAAACCGCAAAAGCAATTTCCGGTACTGCTGGAGCAAAAAACTCTGCAAATATTGTTAATGTAATATTGCTCTCCTTCTTAGCAGGAGCTTATATTGCATTTGGTGGTTTATTAGCTGTTGTTGCAAGCGCAGGTATGTTAAAAGCAGGCGCTCCAATCGGTTTAGAAAAATTTGTTTTCGGTGCAGTGTTCCCTGTAGGTTTGATTATTGTTGTAATCGCAGGATCTGAATTGTTCACTGGAAATGTAATGTTCATGACTCTCGGTGTATTAGACGGTTCCGCTACTGTTGGCGGTCTCGCTAAAAATTGGGCACTCAGTTGGGTATTCAACTTTGTAGGTGCATTATTCGTTGCTTACGTTCTCGCTTTCATGGGCGGTATTTGTCCTACTGACGCATCCGCACCAGCATACGCTATTTCTGCTAAAGCTATTTCTGTAGCAGAAGGTAAAGTTACAATGCCATTCTTAACTGCAATGATTAAGGGTATTGGTTGTAACTGGCTTGTATGTTTAGCTGTATGGTTAGCTAACGCATCCGACGATGTCATCGGTAAAATCGTGGGAATCTGGTTCCCAATCATGGCGTTTGTATGTATCGGATTTGAGCACAGTGTTGCAAACATGTTCTTCATACCATTAGGTATGTTCTTAGGTGCTGAAGGTGTTAACTGGGGTACTATCATTATTAATAACTTAATCCCTGTAACTATCGGTAACATCATCGGTGGAGCAGTCTTTGTAGCATGTATCTACTGGTACACTTTCCTCAAAGAATAA
- the moaA gene encoding GTP 3',8-cyclase MoaA, which translates to MENVVKDKYERPILSLRITLTNRCNVNCLYCHHDGMVKSKDEMTADEVYTICKVAKKIGVRKIRLSGGEPLLKKDIVETVRKISSLDFKDISMTTNGTLLEKYAQDLKDAGLDRVNVSLDTLNRETFEFITKKDYLEDAKRGILKAVEVGLYPVKINMVIMKDINQDEIDEMFKFCKKHDIVLQLIELIESENCDDDKFSADYHYKLDDIEKELADIADDVREREFMQGRKKYYIDGGEIEVVKPVDNSTFCANCSRLRITPDGKIKPCLLRNDNLVELISHVRNGASEDELEEIFITGINNREPFNK; encoded by the coding sequence ATGGAAAATGTTGTTAAGGATAAATACGAAAGACCGATTCTTTCACTGAGAATCACACTGACAAACAGATGTAATGTTAATTGTCTATACTGCCATCACGACGGAATGGTCAAATCCAAAGATGAAATGACCGCTGATGAGGTGTATACAATCTGTAAAGTGGCCAAAAAGATTGGTGTTAGAAAAATCAGGCTTTCAGGTGGAGAACCATTGCTTAAAAAGGATATTGTCGAAACCGTGAGAAAAATCAGCAGCCTCGACTTTAAGGATATTTCCATGACCACCAACGGAACACTTTTGGAAAAATACGCGCAGGATTTAAAGGATGCTGGTCTTGACCGTGTAAATGTAAGCCTTGATACCCTCAACCGCGAAACATTCGAATTCATCACAAAAAAGGACTATCTTGAAGATGCCAAAAGAGGAATTTTGAAGGCCGTTGAAGTTGGACTGTACCCTGTTAAAATCAATATGGTCATCATGAAGGACATCAATCAGGATGAAATCGATGAGATGTTCAAATTCTGCAAAAAGCACGACATTGTCCTTCAGCTCATCGAACTTATTGAAAGCGAAAACTGTGACGACGACAAATTCAGCGCAGACTATCATTATAAGCTAGATGACATTGAAAAAGAGTTGGCTGATATAGCTGATGACGTGCGTGAACGTGAATTTATGCAAGGACGTAAAAAATATTACATAGACGGTGGAGAAATCGAGGTAGTTAAGCCAGTTGATAACTCTACCTTTTGCGCAAATTGCTCCAGATTAAGGATAACTCCTGATGGTAAAATCAAACCATGCCTTCTAAGAAACGACAATCTGGTTGAATTGATTTCACATGTCAGAAACGGTGCAAGCGAAGATGAACTGGAAGAGATTTTCATAACCGGCATCAACAACCGCGAACCGTTCAACAAATAA
- a CDS encoding ABC transporter ATP-binding protein, protein MGSQENKLGLRKINKIIFRLMRMHTAAFIFTGICAILSIICAVIAPILLGDAINIVIEGSARIIDHSGTIDFPKLYYTLFIIGTLYFIGNVFSYLYEYYTSKVTTDILYTLRERIITKILSLPMSSIDEKEKGSVISLFSNEMDFLREAFVSSFSKLTSSLITVIFTLVVMLTINISMTGVIILVVLLTLVVILILQRFSKRYFNKQIAVQTTATEQIEEIFSGQEVIRSLNYEEQALEEFIGNVGEWNNQEWKFKFISATNYPIMDLSSNLGYVLVAIIGGILVIQGAMSVGRILTFIEYLKNFNTPLKDVTKLLPQLQAGMVAADRIFTFLEMEEEENPSGKELKSFNDEIKFENVSFGYTEDKKIIDNFNLTVKKGEKISIIGETGSGKTTLIKLLMRLYDIDSGEITIDGVNINEYDKHSLRSFMGMVLQESWLFSDTIEENIRYGNLDASDDEIITASKQANTDDFIRKFPDGYKTLLNEAGDSLSQGQRQLLTIARAIISQKEILVLDEATSNVDTRTELLIQQSLDKLMENKTSFIIAHRLSTIRNADKIIVLGRGGVIEQGNHEELLAKKGYYYNTLNSQNENS, encoded by the coding sequence ATGGGTTCACAAGAAAATAAATTAGGGCTTAGAAAAATTAATAAAATTATCTTTCGTTTAATGAGAATGCATACTGCAGCATTCATTTTTACAGGCATTTGTGCAATATTATCCATTATTTGCGCCGTTATAGCTCCTATACTGTTAGGGGATGCAATCAACATAGTCATTGAAGGTTCAGCCAGAATAATTGACCACAGCGGAACAATCGATTTTCCTAAATTATACTATACTTTATTTATTATAGGAACTTTATATTTCATCGGCAACGTATTTTCATACTTATATGAATATTATACAAGTAAAGTAACAACAGACATTCTTTATACATTAAGAGAAAGGATAATTACTAAGATTTTATCCCTGCCAATGAGTTCCATTGATGAAAAAGAAAAAGGAAGTGTAATATCACTATTTTCAAATGAAATGGACTTTCTAAGAGAGGCATTTGTCTCATCATTTTCAAAACTCACATCTTCTCTCATTACAGTAATATTCACATTGGTAGTCATGTTAACCATTAACATTTCGATGACCGGGGTCATCATTCTTGTAGTTCTATTGACTTTGGTCGTTATTCTAATACTGCAAAGATTTTCCAAAAGATATTTCAATAAACAAATAGCTGTTCAGACCACTGCAACGGAACAGATTGAAGAAATATTCAGTGGGCAGGAAGTGATACGCTCACTAAATTATGAAGAACAGGCATTAGAAGAATTTATTGGTAATGTAGGAGAATGGAATAATCAGGAATGGAAATTTAAATTCATTTCTGCCACAAACTATCCAATCATGGATCTAAGTTCTAATTTAGGATATGTTTTGGTTGCAATTATCGGAGGAATCCTAGTTATTCAAGGTGCAATGTCCGTTGGCAGAATCTTGACATTCATTGAATATTTAAAAAATTTCAACACTCCTCTTAAAGATGTTACAAAACTGTTACCTCAACTTCAAGCAGGCATGGTGGCTGCAGATAGAATTTTTACCTTTTTAGAGATGGAAGAAGAGGAAAATCCATCCGGTAAGGAGCTTAAATCTTTCAATGACGAGATAAAATTCGAAAATGTCAGTTTCGGTTACACTGAAGACAAAAAAATCATAGACAATTTCAATTTAACAGTTAAAAAAGGTGAAAAGATAAGCATCATCGGCGAGACAGGATCCGGAAAAACAACCCTTATCAAATTGCTTATGAGGCTTTATGACATCGATTCCGGTGAAATAACGATTGATGGAGTAAACATCAACGAATATGATAAACACTCGTTAAGGTCATTTATGGGAATGGTATTGCAGGAGTCTTGGCTATTTTCAGATACCATTGAAGAAAACATCCGATACGGCAATTTGGATGCATCAGATGATGAGATTATAACTGCATCAAAGCAGGCCAACACAGATGATTTTATCAGAAAGTTCCCTGACGGGTATAAAACTCTATTGAATGAGGCGGGGGATAGTCTTTCTCAAGGTCAAAGACAACTTCTGACAATTGCAAGGGCAATTATTTCTCAAAAGGAGATTTTGGTTCTTGACGAAGCCACATCCAATGTTGATACAAGGACAGAGTTATTGATTCAGCAATCCCTGGACAAATTGATGGAAAATAAGACCAGCTTTATCATAGCGCATAGGTTATCAACCATCAGAAATGCAGATAAAATCATTGTGCTCGGACGAGGCGGTGTGATTGAGCAGGGAAACCATGAAGAGCTGCTAGCTAAAAAAGGGTATTATTATAATACATTGAATTCCCAAAATGAAAATTCCTAA